The Pyrenophora tritici-repentis strain M4 chromosome 9, whole genome shotgun sequence sequence ACAATTAGCACAAAAAAAGCGATGGCGCGACGCAAGGGATCTCGCCGTCTTTATTTGCCCACGCACGCGCCATCACGGTATCGCGCGTTCTTTCGCTGTCTGTCGCTTATCAAACCTCAGCAGCCAGAGAAAAATAATATTTCCGGCAAGCACCATGATGTACAATCCTTGGCACGCTTACCCAGGAATCTTTCCCCCTCCAGGTAAAGGATCCCAAAGATTTCTCAGATGGCTAGGCTGTATGAGGTGTAGTTGAAGATCATGGCGTGCAGTAGCTCAGCCGATATGGGACGGTTAGAGTGCGGATCAGATTTCCGACACAGATTGCGGCTTTGATAGCGATTAGTCGTCGCGCAACGGGCGGTGTAGCAAAATGTCGGTGGTGATGTGGTTATACGAGCTGCCCGTTTGTGTCAGACGGACATATTTTGTGCTTACCTATCCTTGGTTCTTCGTAATCAGTAGTTATCCCACATGTTGAAGCTCACAACACAGGGACCATGTTTATCGTCAAACCAGGCTTGCTAGTATAGATCTGAAATCCTCGAGACGAGATTTTCCTAGCCCCATTACTAAACAAGGAAACTGTAAAATCAAACACCCTAGTCAACGTCAATTCCAAGCCGGTCTCGCGCCGCAACTGCCGCAATGGCTTGCATGCTCTTTTTTCTATCGGCCCTTTGCAATGGGGCTCGGGAGACATGCCTCAATTGCTCGTGTATGTCATAGTGCGTTCATAATCAAGGAAGTCCGGAAGTACAAACCCGCATTGCTCACAAAATTCAAGAATTGCGTGAGTATTGCGTTGGGGTGTCGAATTGTTGAGATCAGGAGAGAAAGCATGAGTAGGCGAGACCGCCGAGTACTCGGCCAGAACAGTTGAATACAATGTGACGTAGTGCGGCTCCGAGTATGTGCCGAGCGTGGAAACGATGCTTGGTGGACACGGAAAGAATGCTCCACAGCGCCATGTGTGTCTTGCAGCAAGGCAGTCAATCAATTATGGAACCATGTGTTTGCTCATGTTCAACGATTTGCATTGCTCAGCTGAAGCAGCCCCTGCCAAACTCCATTGAGCTACCCTGTTCTGCTCTTTGTCCCCAGCCCTTGGCCATACCCTAATACATTCTCTCCTCGAAGTGCCAGAGAAGAAAGCCTAGTACACGCAAAACCAGACAAACCAGAATATTTTTGAGTTTATCCCTCCCTTGCGCATGTGAAACGCCCCGCGACTGAGCACGTAAAGTTTAACCAATTGACCTGTGAAGAGAGCGCAAGCAAAGGAAGCGGAACAAGAGAGAAGAAAGGAGATTGTCATAATACAAAATCTGAGGCCTATCAAGCGTATCAAGGAAACATGCTTTTCGTGCCGTCAGTCAAGTCAAAGTAGACGTGAGATAAGAAAAATGACCCCTTGCCGTACCAGCCCTTCATGATGACATGTGGTCATATCCCCCTTCATCACGCATCCAGTTCTCCCAAAGAAAAAAACCCGTGTTCATGAGAGACGAAGTCTAGTGCTGGCCATAGTTGCCACCCCAGCCTCCGCGGTTGTTGTAGCTGCCGCCGCCGTATCCTCCAAACCCGCCGTAGTTGCCATAACCGCTCTGCTGCTGATGGCTTGCGGAGTTTTGGTGGCCCAGACCACCGAGACCGCCGTACTGGCTGTTGCCAAGATGGCTCGGGTAACCCCCGTAGCCCTGCTGAGGACCGCCCTGGCCGGGTGTGCTCTGGTTAGCAGAGCCTGGGCGACCGGGCTGAGCTCCAAGAGCTGCCGGGCTGGGTCCGCCGCTCTTGTAGTCACTGGAAGGCTTCAAGGCCTCATCACCGAGACCTTGTTGGCCGCCCTGCTGCCCGTAGGAGCTCTGGTGGAAGTTACCAGGCCTGGTGAAGGTGTCAGGAATGGCGCCGAATGCTGCAGCGCTGGTGGTGGCGCTAGGATTCTGAGAGGCTCCTGAAGCGGAGCGGCCATAGTCACTGAAACCAGCAGCGCCCATGCCGCTGCCGCGATCGTGCAAAGATGCTGCACCGAAACCTCCTGCGTTGGCTGGAGAAGACGAGTGCTGATCGAATGAAGCTTGAGGAGACATGCCATAGTGATGGGGCTGTCCGTATACGTTCTTACCAAAGGAGCCGTAACCTGCTCCTCCTTGGCCATATCCGCCAAATTGGTTCATGTAGTTGGCATAGTATGGGCTACCATAGTATGGGTGGTTGTATGGGTAACCTGCCCCATGAGCACCATGTTGCGCGTGCTGGCCTTGAGCAGCGTGTCCTTGCTGACCGGCCATGGCAGCTGGGTTTGGTGTGTTGTGCCCGCTGTTTTGAGCATCGCCGTATCTGCCCTGAGACTATGTTTCTTGTTAGCATACTGCAGTATAAGAGTAAGGAATTGTCGCTCTGCTTTCGTTCTTACTCTGTCCGTTTCATTTGCCATCTCCGCCCAGAGCTTCTCATTTACATGAGGTTGTCCGGATTTCTCGGCATAATGATCCGCCACAGATTTGACCAACTGGTCCAAGGTTTGAGGAGATCCGCTTACCTGAGGGATTTGACTCTGCGAATAAGCCGAGTCGGTAGGTCCAGAACCGAATGCGCTGCCAGTGCGCTGCTGTGCAGTACCAGCTTCTTGTTGGGTCTGGGCAATCGGCTGACCGTAAGTTCCATAGTAGTTTTGGTACTGCGAACGTTGCTCCGAGGTGAGATAGTTGGGAGGATAGCTATCAGGGGCAGATGAGAAGGCACCAGGCTGAGATGCGGACTGACTCTGTTGACCAGGATAGTCGTAGCTGTGTGACTGCGTGTGGTTCGACTGGGGGATCTGTTGGCCGAACGGATCGTACGGCTTCTGTGGAGGGGCGGAGGCTTCTGTTTGAATACCTGGCTGACCATACCTGCCGAACTGGTTGTAGGGCTGGTTTGATTGAGAGCCCTGGTTTTGCATAGCTTGGGATGCAAGCGCATTTGAGGGCGACTGTTGTACAGGCTGGTGCTGGGGAACAGGAGGCAGACCTGGAGCCTGCTTTGGGGTAGGGACAGACTCCTGTGGCTGCTGAGTCTCCGCCTGCGGGGCAGCCTGGCGAGGAGCCGGAGGTAGGGAAGCCCTAGGCTGGGCAACAGGTGAGTGTTGCGGCGGCTGAGTCCTGGTCTCGGCCTCTTCTCTGTCTTCATCAACGTCGGGGTCTGATGCATCGCCCAAGCCCATGCTACCAAACTGAACTGCAGCCCTGTCCACAGCGTGGTTTCCAGGCATGACTACCGCCTCTTGCTGCTCCATCAACCTCCTCTGGTAACTGGCGCTTCGGTGTGGGGTTCCGGATGTCGCCTTCAATGCTGTTGTCTGGAAACCTCCAATGGCGGGGCGGCCGATTGGTGCCTGTGTCGGACCATTCAATGGGGTCGCTACGGCACTTCCAATGTCTTTTGAGCTTGCAACAGTGCTAAAAGCCGTCTCTGTGGGCGGCGGGTGGGACTCGTCAGGGAGGTGCTCGACGTTCTCCTGGGTCAGCTGGTCACCGGAAGGTGTGAGTGTAATGTCGGCAGTAGTATCTCCGTTCTTGTCGGGCGTCATCTTGGACGTGTCTTCGGCGGTGATTGGGGGTGTTTGAACCGCCTCGTCTGCGATCGGGGGTACTGGAAGTTCTTCGGCTTGCACAGCTGGCTCTGGTGCAACTTCTTGTGCGGGCGTCTCGTCGGGTTTCTGTGCGGGCACTTCTGGGGTAGCGGCGGGGGCAGGCTTCGGGGCAGCCTTGGGTACAGCTGGCGGGGGCTTGGGCGCTGCAAACATGCTGGCCCATGTCTTCTTCGCGGCTGCCATGCTCGCCTCTACAACAGGCTTTATGACCTCTGGGGTCGCGTCGGGCGCGTGTACGGCCGTATCATCCTGTTTGGCCTCCttggcttcttcttcgacTATGGGCGTGTCCCATGCAGACGACTCGGTTGTCGGGACTGATCCAGCAGTCGTACGAGGTCCACCGGTAGCCCCTCCACGGCCACCACGAATGCCACCACGACCGCGGTCAGTGCCCCGTCCACCACGGCCACCGCGACCGCTGTCAACACCACGACGGGCTCCATCAGGGCGGCCACGCAGACTGGACGCGCCATCAATAGGAATGTTTTCTTTTGCCTTTGAGCGGGATCGGTCTTTGACCTTTTTGGGCACTTCTGAGAATTGAGAGACGGCACCTATGTGATGTTAGATGACGTACACGGGGCTGTCAATTGGCAATGGCCGCTCACCCTCACTAATCTTCTCGATGGTCGTCTGCAGGTCGCCGTCAGATTCTTCGATGGCGAGCACGAGATCGGCGTCGGTCCAATCGGGGAATAGTTCCTTCAGTGTCGACAACTGTGACTGATAGCGCTTCTTGAGCTCTCCCAGCTCGCCTTGGTCTGCCGATGTATCAATGTTTGACGATGCGCTGTCGCCGTTTGTCTTCCTGGGCCCTCGTGAGCCGTATGAGGCCCTGCCGCCGCGGGCAGAGCTCCTGCCTCGCGCAGGCCGAGATTGTGTTTCAGACATGAGATAATGTGTGGTGTAGGCAAGCCGCAGGGGACTTGATGGTGTGTAATTGGGGCGCTGTAGTCGTCGTGCAGGGTGATGATGTAGAGAGGGAGTAAAGTTGGGGAACGCAGCTAAAGGCAAGCGACTTGGCACTAGAGCTTCCAATGGCACAGGACGCGGCTGTGTCGCGTTGACGGGGCGGGAGCGGGCTGGGTTGCAGACAATGCACAGATGAGGGGAGAGCTGAGCGAGTAGTCATTGATCTACGAATAGCTTGGGCATATTGTTCCCAGCCTTACCATATTGCGCGCGTCTAGGCGGTCACGTGCTTACAAGGCGGCAGCTTCCCGCAGTGCCAGTGCTTGGCCCACCTCTCGTCATCGCCTCACTCGACCCGCCCTCTCACCGCGACGACACGAGACACGCAAACTGTCTACGCCGCCAGTACACGATGCAGTCGGCTACCAGTAAACGGATGTTGAGCACTCTCGCCTCCAAGCTCCATCCCCAGCTTCCGCTTTCGCCCCGTGAGAGTCAGCAGTTGCTCTCTCTGCTCACCAGCTCCTTCCGCGCCCACCTCGACCGCGAACATCCCCTCGGAGCGACTGAGAGCAGCCAGAAAAGGCGAATCCCGCGGGCATCGCTTAGTAATGGTCAGCGCGGGCCCTCGCCCATCGGCGCGACAGCTTCGTCCTATGCTTCTGCAACCCAACACATCGATTCCATCTTGAGCAACCCATTGTTTGCCGTGAAGCCTCGTCGGAGAGGGTCCGAGTCAGCAGCGCTTGATGTGCTGAGAGACCCGCTTACGTGGTTTGTCAATGAGATAGCTGCAGGATCTGCCAACCTGTCCAAGGCTGCCATGTGTCTTGAGGTGCTCGAAAAGACCCCGAACCAAAGTCCCTCGCGGATCAGGGACCAAAAGAGTTTCGCTATCACACTTGCCGATTGGCTGAAGACTAGCGGTCTCGACACCTCGAAGCAATTCGTCGACTTGTGTGTCGCCAAGTCAGGGCATGGCAGCAGGTTCCTGGACAGGCTGGTGGTCTTGCTGTTAGCTGAAGGCGAGACTACTGCACCATGGCGCTGGTTCATCCGATCGAATGAACAACGTGTAAAAGAGACCGGGCTCGACACTGCAAAAGTAGTGACCTTCAGACAACAATTACTCGCAAAGATGGTGTCTGTAGAAGCCAACACGGACTTGACCAGAGGCCTGGCTTTCTTCATGCAGGCGTTCCGCATCGTTGAGAACGCGGGTTACGAATCAGCTTACAATATGCTGAGGTCTGCTGGTGGCCATCTCGTCAACCGCATTACCACAAACATAGACCAACCCCTCAAAGTTGACGCAGAACTATACCAATCCTTCTCTTTGTCATCACAACGCTGGCTGGGAGGCTGGGGCCGTGCAGTCGAAGCCATGCTCTGGCTACACCACCCTTCACAACGTAGCGCAGCTCCCGGGCTTCGGTTCATCCAAGACCCTGCTGGTGCAGTTGCACACGTAAAATCCCAAAGTCGGAGAAACTTCCTCGTGCAGCTATGTCTAGGAGTCGCGCGGCAGCTCTTGCAAGAACAAAAGTTTGCAGAAGCACAAGCTGTGATGGCATTCACCAAAGAGCACTTTGCGGATGTGGTACTTCCAAAGCAAGTAGCCGTGGAACAGTTGCATCAGCAAACATCGGAAACGTGGAAGGTGCGCAAAGAGCGGGAAAACCTACAACTATTAGACAGCCTGATCCCAACATGAAGCAAACATGGTAAAACTGGGCTAACCACACATTCAAATCGCGACTGGTTCGCATGTCAGTTCTAAACGAGCAGCCTGCACATGTTGATACAGGCCCCGGTAGTGCACCGCAGTGGGCCGGGCGTAGGCACTAGGGAATCGCTTGGTCGTGGTCGTAAGAACCACATCACAGTATGGGAACAGGATGTGATGAACCAAATAGGATTCAATTGCTCTTTGAGCTACTCTAAACAAGTCTGCAGTAGACCTTTGGTATCGCTAAATGAATTTAATTCGTAAATGCCATGCAAGCTCCCTTGCTCGCTTACCCCGCTCTATGCCTTGAGCTCACCACCCTCAGTCTCCTCTGGCCAGACGTCGTAGCCAAACGTGTCCTTCATGTTGACGAAGCGCGTGTGCCTTCCCCTGGCAACCTCCTCGACGGCTTCAAAGTCCTCCTTGCTCAGCTCGGGGATGAGCCAGTTGCTCTCAATGCGCTTGGGCGTGGAGCTCTTGGGCAAGACGACGTAGCCGCGCTGCAGTCCCCATGCCAACAGCACCTGTGCGAGGTCGTATCCGCTGCGCTGAGCGACCTCGTTGAGCTTGGCGTTTGTGCGCACCTTCTCGCCGGTGCTGGGCACTTGGTTCTGAGAGCCGAGCGGCGAGTAAGCGGCTACCATGATGTCGTTGTCCTGGCAAAACTTGACGAGCTCCGTGTTGGGCAGGAAGGGGTGGACTTCGATCTGGTTGATCATGGGCTTGACCTTTGCAAAGGCGAGCAGCTTCTTGAGGCCCTCGATGGTCCAGTTGGACACGCCAATGGCCTTTGCCTTGCCTGACTCGTAGATCTCCTCCATGGCGCGCCATGTCGGCTCCGGGTTCTCTGTGAGGTCCTTCTTGATGACGTACTTGCCGTCAGCGCCGATCTTGGGCATGTGGTTGTCGTCGCTCTCCGAGGCAATGGGCCAGTGGACGAGGAAGGCGTCAATGTAGTCCATGCCCAGCTTCTGCAGACTCTGGTCGATGCTCCATTTGACCTCGCTGGGCTCGTGGAGATGGTTCCATACTTTTGTGCAGATGAAGAGGTCCTTGCGGGTGACGTTGGGGTTCTCCTTGAGGAAGTCTCGCACCGCGTCGCCTACTTCGCCCTCGTTCTGGTAGAACCAGGCGCAGTCGAGATGCCGGTAGCCGGTCTTGAGCGCCGTGGTGACGGCTGCGTAGGTTTCGCCGGATGCGCCCTCGCTGGCAAAGGTGCCAAAGCCCACGGCGGGGATGGTGACGCCGTTGGAGAGCTTGAAAGTCTTTTGGTTGGCGAGAGGGGCCATGATgtgtggtggtggtggtgtgtgtgtgtgtgtgaaTGTGATGTGATGTGATGTGATGACTTGTTCAGATGGCAGATGAAGAGAAGCGCCTTGCAGAGTAGTGTGTGTGAATTAATCTATCAAGCGGCAGCAACGCGTCTTGGGATGCTGCATCTACATATGTCGGTCAGCAAGCATACGTTAGTTGGCCTAAAATCTCTTCTTCCCCTCTGTCATCATCGCTGGCAGCACAGCGTGGTTCCGTGACCTCACTCGGCGCCCGCTTCCCATGGTCGACTCGACTCGTAACCGCGACAACCCGAGGCGGGCTCATCTCGCTGGCATCGGGCCCATTATGAAAAATCTCCACCTCGTGCCATCCAACA is a genomic window containing:
- a CDS encoding Periplasmic protein TonB; protein product: MSETQSRPARGRSSARGGRASYGSRGPRKTNGDSASSNIDTSADQGELGELKKRYQSQLSTLKELFPDWTDADLVLAIEESDGDLQTTIEKISEGAVSQFSEVPKKVKDRSRSKAKENIPIDGASSLRGRPDGARRGVDSGRGGRGGRGTDRGRGGIRGGRGGATGGPRTTAGSVPTTESSAWDTPIVEEEAKEAKQDDTAVHAPDATPEVIKPVVEASMAAAKKTWASMFAAPKPPPAVPKAAPKPAPAATPEVPAQKPDETPAQEVAPEPAVQAEELPVPPIADEAVQTPPITAEDTSKMTPDKNGDTTADITLTPSGDQLTQENVEHLPDESHPPPTETAFSTVASSKDIGSAVATPLNGPTQAPIGRPAIGGFQTTALKATSGTPHRSASYQRRLMEQQEAVVMPGNHAVDRAAVQFGSMGLGDASDPDVDEDREEAETRTQPPQHSPVAQPRASLPPAPRQAAPQAETQQPQESVPTPKQAPGLPPVPQHQPVQQSPSNALASQAMQNQGSQSNQPYNQFGRYGQPGIQTEASAPPQKPYDPFGQQIPQSNHTQSHSYDYPGQQSQSASQPGAFSSAPDSYPPNYLTSEQRSQYQNYYGTYGQPIAQTQQEAGTAQQRTGSAFGSGPTDSAYSQSQIPQSQGRYGDAQNSGHNTPNPAAMAGQQGHAAQGQHAQHGAHGAGYPYNHPYYGSPYYANYMNQFGGYGQGGAGYGSFGKNVYGQPHHYGMSPQASFDQHSSSPANAGGFGAASLHDRGSGMGAAGFSDYGRSASGASQNPSATTSAAAFGAIPDTFTRPGNFHQSSYGQQGGQQGLGDEALKPSSDYKSGGPSPAALGAQPGRPGSANQSTPGQGGPQQGYGGYPSHLGNSQYGGLGGLGHQNSASHQQQSGYGNYGGFGGYGGGSYNNRGGWGGNYGQH
- a CDS encoding ARA1, Aldo-keto reductase, related to diketogulonate reductase produces the protein MAPLANQKTFKLSNGVTIPAVGFGTFASEGASGETYAAVTTALKTGYRHLDCAWFYQNEGEVGDAVRDFLKENPNVTRKDLFICTKVWNHLHEPSEVKWSIDQSLQKLGMDYIDAFLVHWPIASESDDNHMPKIGADGKYVIKKDLTENPEPTWRAMEEIYESGKAKAIGVSNWTIEGLKKLLAFAKVKPMINQIEVHPFLPNTELVKFCQDNDIMVAAYSPLGSQNQVPSTGEKVRTNAKLNEVAQRSGYDLAQVLLAWGLQRGYVVLPKSSTPKRIESNWLIPELSKEDFEAVEEVARGRHTRFVNMKDTFGYDVWPEETEGGELKA